A single genomic interval of Fusarium verticillioides 7600 chromosome 8, whole genome shotgun sequence harbors:
- a CDS encoding superoxide dismutase [Mn], mitochondrial, translating into MSVGTYSLPALPYAYDALEPSISAQIMELHHSKHHQAYVTNLNAALKNYATATSTNDIAGQIALQSAIKFNGGGHINHSLFWENLSPSSSPDAKPESAPTLSAEISKTWGSIQAFQEAFKKTLLGLQGSGWGWLVKDTHGLRIVTTKDQDPVVGGEVPIFGVDMWEHAYYLQYLNGKAAYVDNIWNVINWKTAEARFTGSREDAFKVLRASI; encoded by the exons ATGTCTGTTGGTACTTACTCTCTTCCGGCGTTGCCGTACGCCTACGAT GCCCTTGAGCCCAGCATCTCTGCTCAAATCATGGAACTTCACCACAGCAAGCATCACCAAGCTTACGTGACAAACCTCAACGCCGCGTTGAAGAACTACGCAACCGCTACTTCTACCAACGACATCGCCGGCCAGATCGCTCTGCAATCAGCCATCAAGTTCAACGGCGGCGGTCACATCAACCACTCTCTCTTCTGGGAGAATCTCAGCCCTTCTAGCTCTCCTGACGCCAAGCCCGAGAGTGCTCCTACACTCAGCGCTGAGATCTCAAAGACGTGGGGTAGCATTCAGGCGTTCCAGGAGGCGTTCAAGAAGACGCTGCTGGGACTGCAGGGTAGTGGTTGGGGATGGCTTGTTAAGGACACGCATGGTCTTCGTATTGTCACGACGAAGGATCAGGatcctgttgttggaggagaggTTCCtatttttggtgttgatatgTGGGAGCATGCCTACTACCTCCAG TATCTTAACGGCAAGGCCGCCTACGTTGACAACATCTGGAACGTCATCAACTGGAAGACTGCCGAGGCTCGATTCACCGGCTCCCGCGAGGACGCCTTCAAAGTCCTCCGCGCCTCCATCTAA